From Deltaproteobacteria bacterium, a single genomic window includes:
- a CDS encoding electron transfer flavoprotein subunit beta/FixA family protein yields MQIIVCLKQVPDTAEIKRVQINPETGTIIREGIPSVVNPLDEYALEEAVRIKEKQGGKVTVLSMGPAQAEDALRKGLSMGADEAILLCDRAFAGADTLATAYTLSAAIKKIGRFDLILCGQQAIDGDTGQVGPSLAEQLHVPQVTYVNRVEIEGQNLRVRREVEGGYEELHCPLPALLTVVKGINEPRIPTFSSLAEAMEREIHIWTAGDLGAEADRLGLEGSPTWVVRIWTPEVRRNGQVIENPPAEAAQKLASFLKQKGILS; encoded by the coding sequence ATGCAGATCATCGTCTGCCTCAAGCAAGTTCCGGATACGGCGGAGATAAAAAGAGTTCAGATCAACCCCGAAACCGGAACCATCATCAGAGAAGGAATTCCATCCGTCGTCAACCCCTTGGATGAATATGCTTTGGAGGAGGCGGTTCGTATTAAGGAAAAGCAGGGGGGAAAGGTTACGGTCCTCAGCATGGGCCCTGCCCAAGCTGAAGATGCATTGAGGAAGGGACTGAGCATGGGGGCAGATGAGGCCATCTTGCTGTGCGACAGAGCATTCGCCGGCGCCGATACTCTGGCTACAGCCTACACCTTAAGTGCAGCCATTAAAAAGATTGGCCGATTTGACCTAATTCTTTGCGGACAGCAAGCAATCGATGGAGATACAGGGCAGGTCGGCCCCAGTCTCGCTGAGCAACTGCATGTGCCCCAGGTGACTTATGTGAATCGGGTGGAAATCGAGGGCCAGAATCTTCGAGTCCGCCGGGAGGTTGAAGGAGGTTATGAAGAACTTCATTGCCCGCTACCCGCTCTCCTTACGGTAGTCAAAGGAATCAATGAACCGCGGATTCCAACCTTCAGCAGCCTCGCTGAGGCCATGGAGAGAGAGATTCACATCTGGACCGCTGGTGACCTGGGGGCTGAAGCCGATCGACTGGGCCTGGAGGGATCCCCCACCTGGGTGGTGCGGATCTGGACCCCGGAAGTTAGGCGCAACGGGCAAGTAATAGAAAACCCTCCTGCGGAAGCAGCCCAGAAATTGGCTTCTTTCCTCAAGCAAAAGGGGATTCTATCGTAG